A genomic region of Anas platyrhynchos isolate ZD024472 breed Pekin duck chromosome 9, IASCAAS_PekinDuck_T2T, whole genome shotgun sequence contains the following coding sequences:
- the IL1RAP gene encoding interleukin-1 receptor accessory protein isoform X3: protein MPVLLNGPCCGYPGGQRFPSTSLFSLPTRCDDFVIVDKKYQRARGKLNPTFQGHSAVPSSWQWSSPGQGMKMVGALLVTLWLCVIPFCSSSERCDDWGVDTMKQIQIYDGEPAKIKCPLFETFLKYNYSTAHSAGLTLIWYRIGQDRDLEEPINFRLPDNRISKEKDTLWFWPALLNDTGNYTCMLRNTTYCSKVAFPLEVVPKDQDSCVSHSIKPTEQKFYLEHANEKIICPDIDGFFPASVTPTVKWYQTCKLVDGFNNRYPQGPKLVISIVRSAYEGNYTCIVTFKDHGRTYNLTRTVMMKVVGSPNKALPPQFTSPNEKVIYELEAGDDLVLSCEVFFTFLKDSRTEVWWTIDGKNTDDIMDPKIKVTQSEIIGRFEDKTIIRTLTVAKATPEDLKRNYTCYARNAKGETYSQAIVRMKVIAPKYTVELACGLGATILLVVVLIVVYHVYWLEMVLFYRAHFGTDETVLDGKEYDVYVSYARNAEEEEFVLLTLRGVLENEFGYKLCIFDRDSLPGGNTTEAVFDFIQRSRRMIVVLSPDYLTEKSISLLEFKLGIMCQNAIATKLIVVEYRPLQCTHPSILQLKESVSFVTWKGEKSKRSGSHFWKALRLALPLRSLSAGSGWNESCSSQSDISPDPVQRRRSRLKGRPEPPGIAATGIAPRGTAAASTPKAKHRAKHFLACRCCGTYCDGGSRLKRKHRAVAEPWWETQLCKPGAQGGPGSSRPEPPPSQAPALALCQYSDLSNNNDFYVL, encoded by the exons ATGCCAGTCCTACTGAATGGCCCATGCTGTGGCTACCCAGGTGGGCAACGTTTCCCCTCTACAAGCCTTTTTTCCTTGCCTACCAGGTGTGATGACTTTGTAATTGTTGACAAGAAGTATCAAAGAGCAAGAGGGAAACTCAACCCAACTTTCCAAGGGCACTCAGCAGTTCCTTCCTCGTGGCAATGgagcagcccagggcaggg GATGAAGATGGTCGGTGCCCTGCTGGTGACACTGTGGCTGTGCGTGATCcccttctgcagcagctctg AACGCTGTGATGACTGGGGTGTGGACACCATGAAACAGATCCAGATTTATGATGGGGAACCTGCCAAGATCAAATGCCCGCTTTTTGAGACCTTCTTGAAGTATAACTACAGTACAGCCCATTCTGCTGGCTTAACCCTGATCTGGTACAGGATCGGGCAGGACCGGGATCTGGAGGAGCCCATTAACTTTCGTCTCCCGGATAATCGCATCAGTAAGGAGAAAGACACCCTTTGGTTCTGGCCTGCTCTTCTCAATGACACAGGGAATTATACGTGCATGCTCAG AAATACAACCTACTGTAGCAAAGTTGCCTTTCCCTTGGAGGTTGTTCCAAAAGACCAAGACTCCTGTGTGAGTCATTCAATAAAACCCACTGAGCAGAAGTTCTACCTGGAGCATGCTAATGAGAAGATCATATGTCCAGATATTGATGGGTTTTTCCCTGCTAGTGTGACACCAACTGTCAAGTGGTACCAG ACCTGCAAGTTAGTGGATGGCTTCAACAACCGATACCCCCAAGGGCCCAAGCTTGTCATTAGCATTGTCCGCAGTGCATATGAAGGGAATTACACTTGCATTGTGACGTTCAAGGACCACGGAAGAACGTATAATCTCACCAGAACTGTAATGATGAAGGTGGTGG GATCTCCAAACAAGGCCTTGCCACCACAATTCACGTCCCCAAATGAGAAAGTCATCTACGAACTGGAAGCAG GAGATGACCTGGTTCTGTCCTGTGAGGTCTTCTTTACGTTTCTGAAGGACTCCCGGACTGAGGTGTGGTGGACCATAGATGGGAAAAACACAGATGACATCATGGACCCTAAGATTAAAGTCACACAAAG TGAAATTATTGGACGTTTTGAAGACAAAACTATCATAAGGACTCTAACAGTTGCAAAAGCTACGCCAGAAGACTTGAAACGAAATTACACTTGCTATGCCAGAAATGCTAAAGGGGAGACCTATAGCCAGGCCATAGTGCGCATGAAAG TTATAGCACCGAAGTACACCGTGGAGCTGGCCTGTGGACTGGGAGCAACCATCCTGCTCGTTGTTGTGCTGATCGTTGTCTATCATGTATACTGGCTGGAAATGGTTCTCTTCTATCGGGCTCATTTTGGAACAGATGAAACCGTTCTAG ATGGAAAGGAGTATGATGTGTATGTGTCCTATGCACGCAAcgcggaggaggaggaatttGTGCTGCTGACGCTGCGGGGAGTCCTGGAGAATGAGTTTGGGTACAAGCTGTGTATCTTCGACAGAGACAGCCTCCCTGGGGGAA ATACCACAGAAGCGGTGTTCGACTTCATTCAGAGGAGCCGCAGGATGATCGTGGTCCTGAGCCCCGATTACCTGACGGAGAAGAGCATCAGCCTCCTGGAGTTCAAGCTCGGCATCATGTGCCAGAACGCCATCGCCACCAAGCTCATCGTGGTGGAGTACAGGCCGCTGCAGTGCACCCACCCCAGCATCCTCCAGCTGAAGGAATCCGTCTCCTTCGTCACCTGGAAGGGGGAGAAGTCCAAGCGCTCAGGCTCCCATTTCTGGAAGGCCCTGCGGCTCGCCCTGCCCCTGCGCAGCCTGAGCGCTGGCTCCGGCTGGAACGAGAGCTGCTCCTCGCAGTCCGACATCAGCCCAGACCCCGTCCAGAGGAGAAGGAGCCGGTTGAAAGGCCGGCCTGAGCCGCCGGGCATCGCGGCCACAGGCATTGCGCCCCGGGGGACGGCCGCGGCCTCCACGCCAAAGGCCAAGCACCGAGCCAAGCACTTCTTGGCCTGCCGGTGCTGCGGGACCTACTGCGATGGTGGCAGCAGACTGAAGCGCAAGCACCGGGCGGTGGCGGAGCCCTGGTGGGAGACCCAGCTCTGCAAGCCCGGGGCGCAGGGGGGGCCAGGCAGCAGTCGCCCTGAACCCCCACCCTCACAGGCTCCTGCTCTTGCCCTCTGCCAGTACAGTGATCTGTCGAACAACAATGACTTCTATGTCCTCTAG
- the IL1RAP gene encoding interleukin-1 receptor accessory protein isoform X5: MEQPRAGVSAALRILRMKMVGALLVTLWLCVIPFCSSSERCDDWGVDTMKQIQIYDGEPAKIKCPLFETFLKYNYSTAHSAGLTLIWYRIGQDRDLEEPINFRLPDNRISKEKDTLWFWPALLNDTGNYTCMLRNTTYCSKVAFPLEVVPKDQDSCVSHSIKPTEQKFYLEHANEKIICPDIDGFFPASVTPTVKWYQTCKLVDGFNNRYPQGPKLVISIVRSAYEGNYTCIVTFKDHGRTYNLTRTVMMKVVGSPNKALPPQFTSPNEKVIYELEAGDDLVLSCEVFFTFLKDSRTEVWWTIDGKNTDDIMDPKIKVTQSEIIGRFEDKTIIRTLTVAKATPEDLKRNYTCYARNAKGETYSQAIVRMKVIAPKYTVELACGLGATILLVVVLIVVYHVYWLEMVLFYRAHFGTDETVLDGKEYDVYVSYARNAEEEEFVLLTLRGVLENEFGYKLCIFDRDSLPGGNTTEAVFDFIQRSRRMIVVLSPDYLTEKSISLLEFKLGIMCQNAIATKLIVVEYRPLQCTHPSILQLKESVSFVTWKGEKSKRSGSHFWKALRLALPLRSLSAGSGWNESCSSQSDISPDPVQRRRSRLKGRPEPPGIAATGIAPRGTAAASTPKAKHRAKHFLACRCCGTYCDGGSRLKRKHRAVAEPWWETQLCKPGAQGGPGSSRPEPPPSQAPALALCQYSDLSNNNDFYVL, encoded by the exons ATGgagcagcccagggcaggggtCAGTGCAGCTTTGAGAATATTGAG GATGAAGATGGTCGGTGCCCTGCTGGTGACACTGTGGCTGTGCGTGATCcccttctgcagcagctctg AACGCTGTGATGACTGGGGTGTGGACACCATGAAACAGATCCAGATTTATGATGGGGAACCTGCCAAGATCAAATGCCCGCTTTTTGAGACCTTCTTGAAGTATAACTACAGTACAGCCCATTCTGCTGGCTTAACCCTGATCTGGTACAGGATCGGGCAGGACCGGGATCTGGAGGAGCCCATTAACTTTCGTCTCCCGGATAATCGCATCAGTAAGGAGAAAGACACCCTTTGGTTCTGGCCTGCTCTTCTCAATGACACAGGGAATTATACGTGCATGCTCAG AAATACAACCTACTGTAGCAAAGTTGCCTTTCCCTTGGAGGTTGTTCCAAAAGACCAAGACTCCTGTGTGAGTCATTCAATAAAACCCACTGAGCAGAAGTTCTACCTGGAGCATGCTAATGAGAAGATCATATGTCCAGATATTGATGGGTTTTTCCCTGCTAGTGTGACACCAACTGTCAAGTGGTACCAG ACCTGCAAGTTAGTGGATGGCTTCAACAACCGATACCCCCAAGGGCCCAAGCTTGTCATTAGCATTGTCCGCAGTGCATATGAAGGGAATTACACTTGCATTGTGACGTTCAAGGACCACGGAAGAACGTATAATCTCACCAGAACTGTAATGATGAAGGTGGTGG GATCTCCAAACAAGGCCTTGCCACCACAATTCACGTCCCCAAATGAGAAAGTCATCTACGAACTGGAAGCAG GAGATGACCTGGTTCTGTCCTGTGAGGTCTTCTTTACGTTTCTGAAGGACTCCCGGACTGAGGTGTGGTGGACCATAGATGGGAAAAACACAGATGACATCATGGACCCTAAGATTAAAGTCACACAAAG TGAAATTATTGGACGTTTTGAAGACAAAACTATCATAAGGACTCTAACAGTTGCAAAAGCTACGCCAGAAGACTTGAAACGAAATTACACTTGCTATGCCAGAAATGCTAAAGGGGAGACCTATAGCCAGGCCATAGTGCGCATGAAAG TTATAGCACCGAAGTACACCGTGGAGCTGGCCTGTGGACTGGGAGCAACCATCCTGCTCGTTGTTGTGCTGATCGTTGTCTATCATGTATACTGGCTGGAAATGGTTCTCTTCTATCGGGCTCATTTTGGAACAGATGAAACCGTTCTAG ATGGAAAGGAGTATGATGTGTATGTGTCCTATGCACGCAAcgcggaggaggaggaatttGTGCTGCTGACGCTGCGGGGAGTCCTGGAGAATGAGTTTGGGTACAAGCTGTGTATCTTCGACAGAGACAGCCTCCCTGGGGGAA ATACCACAGAAGCGGTGTTCGACTTCATTCAGAGGAGCCGCAGGATGATCGTGGTCCTGAGCCCCGATTACCTGACGGAGAAGAGCATCAGCCTCCTGGAGTTCAAGCTCGGCATCATGTGCCAGAACGCCATCGCCACCAAGCTCATCGTGGTGGAGTACAGGCCGCTGCAGTGCACCCACCCCAGCATCCTCCAGCTGAAGGAATCCGTCTCCTTCGTCACCTGGAAGGGGGAGAAGTCCAAGCGCTCAGGCTCCCATTTCTGGAAGGCCCTGCGGCTCGCCCTGCCCCTGCGCAGCCTGAGCGCTGGCTCCGGCTGGAACGAGAGCTGCTCCTCGCAGTCCGACATCAGCCCAGACCCCGTCCAGAGGAGAAGGAGCCGGTTGAAAGGCCGGCCTGAGCCGCCGGGCATCGCGGCCACAGGCATTGCGCCCCGGGGGACGGCCGCGGCCTCCACGCCAAAGGCCAAGCACCGAGCCAAGCACTTCTTGGCCTGCCGGTGCTGCGGGACCTACTGCGATGGTGGCAGCAGACTGAAGCGCAAGCACCGGGCGGTGGCGGAGCCCTGGTGGGAGACCCAGCTCTGCAAGCCCGGGGCGCAGGGGGGGCCAGGCAGCAGTCGCCCTGAACCCCCACCCTCACAGGCTCCTGCTCTTGCCCTCTGCCAGTACAGTGATCTGTCGAACAACAATGACTTCTATGTCCTCTAG
- the IL1RAP gene encoding interleukin-1 receptor accessory protein isoform X9: protein MLSGVTKQRSRLLEKAEEKSFCSWMKMVGALLVTLWLCVIPFCSSSERCDDWGVDTMKQIQIYDGEPAKIKCPLFETFLKYNYSTAHSAGLTLIWYRIGQDRDLEEPINFRLPDNRISKEKDTLWFWPALLNDTGNYTCMLRNTTYCSKVAFPLEVVPKDQDSCVSHSIKPTEQKFYLEHANEKIICPDIDGFFPASVTPTVKWYQTCKLVDGFNNRYPQGPKLVISIVRSAYEGNYTCIVTFKDHGRTYNLTRTVMMKVVGSPNKALPPQFTSPNEKVIYELEAGDDLVLSCEVFFTFLKDSRTEVWWTIDGKNTDDIMDPKIKVTQSEIIGRFEDKTIIRTLTVAKATPEDLKRNYTCYARNAKGETYSQAIVRMKVIAPKYTVELACGLGATILLVVVLIVVYHVYWLEMVLFYRAHFGTDETVLDGKEYDVYVSYARNAEEEEFVLLTLRGVLENEFGYKLCIFDRDSLPGGIVTDETLSFIQKSQRLLVVLSPNYVSQGTQALLELKAGLENMASKGNIKVILVQYKAIKKSTVKELKQAKAALTIIKWKGEKSKFPKVRFWKQLQVEMPAKKIATHSSFHGKDPSYV from the exons ATGCTTTCCGGTGTCACGAAACAAAGAAGCAGGTtgctggaaaaggctgaggaaaAATCCTTCTGTTCCTG GATGAAGATGGTCGGTGCCCTGCTGGTGACACTGTGGCTGTGCGTGATCcccttctgcagcagctctg AACGCTGTGATGACTGGGGTGTGGACACCATGAAACAGATCCAGATTTATGATGGGGAACCTGCCAAGATCAAATGCCCGCTTTTTGAGACCTTCTTGAAGTATAACTACAGTACAGCCCATTCTGCTGGCTTAACCCTGATCTGGTACAGGATCGGGCAGGACCGGGATCTGGAGGAGCCCATTAACTTTCGTCTCCCGGATAATCGCATCAGTAAGGAGAAAGACACCCTTTGGTTCTGGCCTGCTCTTCTCAATGACACAGGGAATTATACGTGCATGCTCAG AAATACAACCTACTGTAGCAAAGTTGCCTTTCCCTTGGAGGTTGTTCCAAAAGACCAAGACTCCTGTGTGAGTCATTCAATAAAACCCACTGAGCAGAAGTTCTACCTGGAGCATGCTAATGAGAAGATCATATGTCCAGATATTGATGGGTTTTTCCCTGCTAGTGTGACACCAACTGTCAAGTGGTACCAG ACCTGCAAGTTAGTGGATGGCTTCAACAACCGATACCCCCAAGGGCCCAAGCTTGTCATTAGCATTGTCCGCAGTGCATATGAAGGGAATTACACTTGCATTGTGACGTTCAAGGACCACGGAAGAACGTATAATCTCACCAGAACTGTAATGATGAAGGTGGTGG GATCTCCAAACAAGGCCTTGCCACCACAATTCACGTCCCCAAATGAGAAAGTCATCTACGAACTGGAAGCAG GAGATGACCTGGTTCTGTCCTGTGAGGTCTTCTTTACGTTTCTGAAGGACTCCCGGACTGAGGTGTGGTGGACCATAGATGGGAAAAACACAGATGACATCATGGACCCTAAGATTAAAGTCACACAAAG TGAAATTATTGGACGTTTTGAAGACAAAACTATCATAAGGACTCTAACAGTTGCAAAAGCTACGCCAGAAGACTTGAAACGAAATTACACTTGCTATGCCAGAAATGCTAAAGGGGAGACCTATAGCCAGGCCATAGTGCGCATGAAAG TTATAGCACCGAAGTACACCGTGGAGCTGGCCTGTGGACTGGGAGCAACCATCCTGCTCGTTGTTGTGCTGATCGTTGTCTATCATGTATACTGGCTGGAAATGGTTCTCTTCTATCGGGCTCATTTTGGAACAGATGAAACCGTTCTAG ATGGAAAGGAGTATGATGTGTATGTGTCCTATGCACGCAAcgcggaggaggaggaatttGTGCTGCTGACGCTGCGGGGAGTCCTGGAGAATGAGTTTGGGTACAAGCTGTGTATCTTCGACAGAGACAGCCTCCCTGGGGGAA TTGTCACAGATGAAACCCTGAGCTTCATCCAGAAAAGCCAACGCCTGCTTGTTGTCCTGAGCCCCAACTACGTCTCACAGGGGACGCAGGCCCTGCTGGAGCTCAAGGCTGGTCTAGAGAATATGGCCTCCAAGGGCAACATCAAAGTCATTCTAGTGCAGTACAAAGCCATCAAGAAGAGCACAGTGAAGGAGCTGAAGCAGGCCAAGGCAGCCTTGACTATCATTAAATGGAAAGGCGAGAAATCCAAGTTCCCCAAGGTCAGGTTCTGGAAGCAGCTGCAGGTGGAAATGCCAGCAAAAAAAATTGCTACACATTCAAGCTTTCATGGGAAAGACCCCTCATATGTTTGa
- the IL1RAP gene encoding interleukin-1 receptor accessory protein isoform X4, with product MLSGVTKQRSRLLEKAEEKSFCSWMKMVGALLVTLWLCVIPFCSSSERCDDWGVDTMKQIQIYDGEPAKIKCPLFETFLKYNYSTAHSAGLTLIWYRIGQDRDLEEPINFRLPDNRISKEKDTLWFWPALLNDTGNYTCMLRNTTYCSKVAFPLEVVPKDQDSCVSHSIKPTEQKFYLEHANEKIICPDIDGFFPASVTPTVKWYQTCKLVDGFNNRYPQGPKLVISIVRSAYEGNYTCIVTFKDHGRTYNLTRTVMMKVVGSPNKALPPQFTSPNEKVIYELEAGDDLVLSCEVFFTFLKDSRTEVWWTIDGKNTDDIMDPKIKVTQSEIIGRFEDKTIIRTLTVAKATPEDLKRNYTCYARNAKGETYSQAIVRMKVIAPKYTVELACGLGATILLVVVLIVVYHVYWLEMVLFYRAHFGTDETVLDGKEYDVYVSYARNAEEEEFVLLTLRGVLENEFGYKLCIFDRDSLPGGNTTEAVFDFIQRSRRMIVVLSPDYLTEKSISLLEFKLGIMCQNAIATKLIVVEYRPLQCTHPSILQLKESVSFVTWKGEKSKRSGSHFWKALRLALPLRSLSAGSGWNESCSSQSDISPDPVQRRRSRLKGRPEPPGIAATGIAPRGTAAASTPKAKHRAKHFLACRCCGTYCDGGSRLKRKHRAVAEPWWETQLCKPGAQGGPGSSRPEPPPSQAPALALCQYSDLSNNNDFYVL from the exons ATGCTTTCCGGTGTCACGAAACAAAGAAGCAGGTtgctggaaaaggctgaggaaaAATCCTTCTGTTCCTG GATGAAGATGGTCGGTGCCCTGCTGGTGACACTGTGGCTGTGCGTGATCcccttctgcagcagctctg AACGCTGTGATGACTGGGGTGTGGACACCATGAAACAGATCCAGATTTATGATGGGGAACCTGCCAAGATCAAATGCCCGCTTTTTGAGACCTTCTTGAAGTATAACTACAGTACAGCCCATTCTGCTGGCTTAACCCTGATCTGGTACAGGATCGGGCAGGACCGGGATCTGGAGGAGCCCATTAACTTTCGTCTCCCGGATAATCGCATCAGTAAGGAGAAAGACACCCTTTGGTTCTGGCCTGCTCTTCTCAATGACACAGGGAATTATACGTGCATGCTCAG AAATACAACCTACTGTAGCAAAGTTGCCTTTCCCTTGGAGGTTGTTCCAAAAGACCAAGACTCCTGTGTGAGTCATTCAATAAAACCCACTGAGCAGAAGTTCTACCTGGAGCATGCTAATGAGAAGATCATATGTCCAGATATTGATGGGTTTTTCCCTGCTAGTGTGACACCAACTGTCAAGTGGTACCAG ACCTGCAAGTTAGTGGATGGCTTCAACAACCGATACCCCCAAGGGCCCAAGCTTGTCATTAGCATTGTCCGCAGTGCATATGAAGGGAATTACACTTGCATTGTGACGTTCAAGGACCACGGAAGAACGTATAATCTCACCAGAACTGTAATGATGAAGGTGGTGG GATCTCCAAACAAGGCCTTGCCACCACAATTCACGTCCCCAAATGAGAAAGTCATCTACGAACTGGAAGCAG GAGATGACCTGGTTCTGTCCTGTGAGGTCTTCTTTACGTTTCTGAAGGACTCCCGGACTGAGGTGTGGTGGACCATAGATGGGAAAAACACAGATGACATCATGGACCCTAAGATTAAAGTCACACAAAG TGAAATTATTGGACGTTTTGAAGACAAAACTATCATAAGGACTCTAACAGTTGCAAAAGCTACGCCAGAAGACTTGAAACGAAATTACACTTGCTATGCCAGAAATGCTAAAGGGGAGACCTATAGCCAGGCCATAGTGCGCATGAAAG TTATAGCACCGAAGTACACCGTGGAGCTGGCCTGTGGACTGGGAGCAACCATCCTGCTCGTTGTTGTGCTGATCGTTGTCTATCATGTATACTGGCTGGAAATGGTTCTCTTCTATCGGGCTCATTTTGGAACAGATGAAACCGTTCTAG ATGGAAAGGAGTATGATGTGTATGTGTCCTATGCACGCAAcgcggaggaggaggaatttGTGCTGCTGACGCTGCGGGGAGTCCTGGAGAATGAGTTTGGGTACAAGCTGTGTATCTTCGACAGAGACAGCCTCCCTGGGGGAA ATACCACAGAAGCGGTGTTCGACTTCATTCAGAGGAGCCGCAGGATGATCGTGGTCCTGAGCCCCGATTACCTGACGGAGAAGAGCATCAGCCTCCTGGAGTTCAAGCTCGGCATCATGTGCCAGAACGCCATCGCCACCAAGCTCATCGTGGTGGAGTACAGGCCGCTGCAGTGCACCCACCCCAGCATCCTCCAGCTGAAGGAATCCGTCTCCTTCGTCACCTGGAAGGGGGAGAAGTCCAAGCGCTCAGGCTCCCATTTCTGGAAGGCCCTGCGGCTCGCCCTGCCCCTGCGCAGCCTGAGCGCTGGCTCCGGCTGGAACGAGAGCTGCTCCTCGCAGTCCGACATCAGCCCAGACCCCGTCCAGAGGAGAAGGAGCCGGTTGAAAGGCCGGCCTGAGCCGCCGGGCATCGCGGCCACAGGCATTGCGCCCCGGGGGACGGCCGCGGCCTCCACGCCAAAGGCCAAGCACCGAGCCAAGCACTTCTTGGCCTGCCGGTGCTGCGGGACCTACTGCGATGGTGGCAGCAGACTGAAGCGCAAGCACCGGGCGGTGGCGGAGCCCTGGTGGGAGACCCAGCTCTGCAAGCCCGGGGCGCAGGGGGGGCCAGGCAGCAGTCGCCCTGAACCCCCACCCTCACAGGCTCCTGCTCTTGCCCTCTGCCAGTACAGTGATCTGTCGAACAACAATGACTTCTATGTCCTCTAG
- the IL1RAP gene encoding interleukin-1 receptor accessory protein isoform X6: MMKMVGALLVTLWLCVIPFCSSSERCDDWGVDTMKQIQIYDGEPAKIKCPLFETFLKYNYSTAHSAGLTLIWYRIGQDRDLEEPINFRLPDNRISKEKDTLWFWPALLNDTGNYTCMLRNTTYCSKVAFPLEVVPKDQDSCVSHSIKPTEQKFYLEHANEKIICPDIDGFFPASVTPTVKWYQTCKLVDGFNNRYPQGPKLVISIVRSAYEGNYTCIVTFKDHGRTYNLTRTVMMKVVGSPNKALPPQFTSPNEKVIYELEAGDDLVLSCEVFFTFLKDSRTEVWWTIDGKNTDDIMDPKIKVTQSEIIGRFEDKTIIRTLTVAKATPEDLKRNYTCYARNAKGETYSQAIVRMKVIAPKYTVELACGLGATILLVVVLIVVYHVYWLEMVLFYRAHFGTDETVLDGKEYDVYVSYARNAEEEEFVLLTLRGVLENEFGYKLCIFDRDSLPGGNTTEAVFDFIQRSRRMIVVLSPDYLTEKSISLLEFKLGIMCQNAIATKLIVVEYRPLQCTHPSILQLKESVSFVTWKGEKSKRSGSHFWKALRLALPLRSLSAGSGWNESCSSQSDISPDPVQRRRSRLKGRPEPPGIAATGIAPRGTAAASTPKAKHRAKHFLACRCCGTYCDGGSRLKRKHRAVAEPWWETQLCKPGAQGGPGSSRPEPPPSQAPALALCQYSDLSNNNDFYVL; the protein is encoded by the exons AT GATGAAGATGGTCGGTGCCCTGCTGGTGACACTGTGGCTGTGCGTGATCcccttctgcagcagctctg AACGCTGTGATGACTGGGGTGTGGACACCATGAAACAGATCCAGATTTATGATGGGGAACCTGCCAAGATCAAATGCCCGCTTTTTGAGACCTTCTTGAAGTATAACTACAGTACAGCCCATTCTGCTGGCTTAACCCTGATCTGGTACAGGATCGGGCAGGACCGGGATCTGGAGGAGCCCATTAACTTTCGTCTCCCGGATAATCGCATCAGTAAGGAGAAAGACACCCTTTGGTTCTGGCCTGCTCTTCTCAATGACACAGGGAATTATACGTGCATGCTCAG AAATACAACCTACTGTAGCAAAGTTGCCTTTCCCTTGGAGGTTGTTCCAAAAGACCAAGACTCCTGTGTGAGTCATTCAATAAAACCCACTGAGCAGAAGTTCTACCTGGAGCATGCTAATGAGAAGATCATATGTCCAGATATTGATGGGTTTTTCCCTGCTAGTGTGACACCAACTGTCAAGTGGTACCAG ACCTGCAAGTTAGTGGATGGCTTCAACAACCGATACCCCCAAGGGCCCAAGCTTGTCATTAGCATTGTCCGCAGTGCATATGAAGGGAATTACACTTGCATTGTGACGTTCAAGGACCACGGAAGAACGTATAATCTCACCAGAACTGTAATGATGAAGGTGGTGG GATCTCCAAACAAGGCCTTGCCACCACAATTCACGTCCCCAAATGAGAAAGTCATCTACGAACTGGAAGCAG GAGATGACCTGGTTCTGTCCTGTGAGGTCTTCTTTACGTTTCTGAAGGACTCCCGGACTGAGGTGTGGTGGACCATAGATGGGAAAAACACAGATGACATCATGGACCCTAAGATTAAAGTCACACAAAG TGAAATTATTGGACGTTTTGAAGACAAAACTATCATAAGGACTCTAACAGTTGCAAAAGCTACGCCAGAAGACTTGAAACGAAATTACACTTGCTATGCCAGAAATGCTAAAGGGGAGACCTATAGCCAGGCCATAGTGCGCATGAAAG TTATAGCACCGAAGTACACCGTGGAGCTGGCCTGTGGACTGGGAGCAACCATCCTGCTCGTTGTTGTGCTGATCGTTGTCTATCATGTATACTGGCTGGAAATGGTTCTCTTCTATCGGGCTCATTTTGGAACAGATGAAACCGTTCTAG ATGGAAAGGAGTATGATGTGTATGTGTCCTATGCACGCAAcgcggaggaggaggaatttGTGCTGCTGACGCTGCGGGGAGTCCTGGAGAATGAGTTTGGGTACAAGCTGTGTATCTTCGACAGAGACAGCCTCCCTGGGGGAA ATACCACAGAAGCGGTGTTCGACTTCATTCAGAGGAGCCGCAGGATGATCGTGGTCCTGAGCCCCGATTACCTGACGGAGAAGAGCATCAGCCTCCTGGAGTTCAAGCTCGGCATCATGTGCCAGAACGCCATCGCCACCAAGCTCATCGTGGTGGAGTACAGGCCGCTGCAGTGCACCCACCCCAGCATCCTCCAGCTGAAGGAATCCGTCTCCTTCGTCACCTGGAAGGGGGAGAAGTCCAAGCGCTCAGGCTCCCATTTCTGGAAGGCCCTGCGGCTCGCCCTGCCCCTGCGCAGCCTGAGCGCTGGCTCCGGCTGGAACGAGAGCTGCTCCTCGCAGTCCGACATCAGCCCAGACCCCGTCCAGAGGAGAAGGAGCCGGTTGAAAGGCCGGCCTGAGCCGCCGGGCATCGCGGCCACAGGCATTGCGCCCCGGGGGACGGCCGCGGCCTCCACGCCAAAGGCCAAGCACCGAGCCAAGCACTTCTTGGCCTGCCGGTGCTGCGGGACCTACTGCGATGGTGGCAGCAGACTGAAGCGCAAGCACCGGGCGGTGGCGGAGCCCTGGTGGGAGACCCAGCTCTGCAAGCCCGGGGCGCAGGGGGGGCCAGGCAGCAGTCGCCCTGAACCCCCACCCTCACAGGCTCCTGCTCTTGCCCTCTGCCAGTACAGTGATCTGTCGAACAACAATGACTTCTATGTCCTCTAG